The proteins below are encoded in one region of Bremerella sp. P1:
- a CDS encoding DUF1549 and DUF1553 domain-containing protein, which produces MPALRGSPYLLVDLIPLLSIFRGGTMLRIAHVPASCVLLSLLAWTTALVAQDTPVDVSDETAKMQAMATRIDELVQARLDQEKVRAAPLATDGEFIRRAYLDLVGSIPTVAQTRAYLDNDAPDKRQQLIAQLLKSPAHPTHLANTWRALVLEPSDDPQRLQNEQGLQLWLRGKFSENVRYDRLVEEFLTATQGSDGPGYFYASQDLKPELLASETSRIFLGLQLECAQCHDHPFDRWKQHDFWGLAAFFAQLERPANDNIVGLGRFDIVDRDMGEVTIPETDEVVPPAFPGSKANYASFGGTRRQQLAIWMVSRDNPFMPRRAVNWAWAHMMGRGIVHPADDMSPQNLPSHPELLDELTRYFIQSGFDLRLLLQTIALTDTYARSSEAVSDSEAPPELFARMAVKSLTPEQLYDAFLKVGLLKSNVTMMQQDGQRNQFVARLRTASKDRTFFDTGMPQALAVMNGPPVSTATSPETSGLLKALSAPFLSDEQRLNVLFLAAYSRPPNAEELMRYQAFLQQAEPEQQSAALGDVLWVLANSAEFMLNH; this is translated from the coding sequence ATGCCCGCATTAAGAGGTAGTCCTTACCTCTTGGTCGACCTAATCCCTCTCTTGTCTATTTTTCGAGGCGGAACCATGCTTCGCATCGCGCATGTGCCCGCGAGCTGCGTTCTGTTGTCGCTGCTTGCGTGGACCACGGCTCTTGTAGCGCAAGATACGCCTGTAGATGTGTCGGACGAAACGGCGAAGATGCAGGCGATGGCCACTCGGATCGATGAGCTGGTACAAGCCAGACTCGACCAGGAAAAGGTCCGTGCTGCACCGCTGGCAACCGATGGCGAATTCATTCGCCGTGCCTATCTCGACCTGGTTGGCAGCATCCCCACCGTCGCCCAGACGCGGGCCTACCTGGACAACGACGCCCCAGACAAACGGCAACAGTTGATTGCCCAACTGCTCAAGTCGCCGGCTCACCCAACGCACCTGGCCAACACGTGGCGAGCACTGGTGCTTGAGCCCTCGGACGATCCGCAACGTTTGCAGAACGAACAAGGCCTTCAGCTTTGGCTGCGTGGTAAGTTTAGTGAGAATGTTCGATACGATCGGCTGGTTGAAGAGTTTCTAACGGCAACTCAGGGAAGTGACGGCCCTGGCTACTTTTATGCTTCCCAAGACTTGAAGCCTGAATTGTTGGCCTCGGAAACATCTCGCATCTTCCTGGGTCTGCAACTGGAATGTGCCCAGTGCCATGACCACCCCTTCGATCGCTGGAAGCAACACGACTTCTGGGGCCTGGCGGCCTTCTTTGCTCAGCTGGAACGGCCAGCCAACGACAACATTGTTGGCTTGGGCCGATTCGACATCGTCGATCGTGATATGGGAGAAGTCACCATTCCGGAAACGGACGAGGTCGTTCCGCCAGCGTTTCCTGGCAGCAAAGCAAACTACGCTTCGTTCGGTGGCACGCGGCGTCAGCAGTTAGCTATCTGGATGGTCTCACGCGACAACCCTTTCATGCCACGGCGGGCAGTGAACTGGGCCTGGGCGCACATGATGGGACGCGGCATTGTTCACCCGGCGGATGACATGTCGCCGCAAAACCTTCCCAGCCATCCCGAGCTTCTGGATGAACTGACGCGTTACTTTATTCAAAGCGGATTCGACCTGCGACTCTTACTGCAAACGATCGCCCTGACTGACACCTATGCCCGCAGCAGCGAAGCCGTATCGGACTCGGAAGCGCCGCCAGAACTTTTTGCTCGCATGGCTGTTAAATCGCTCACCCCAGAACAGCTTTACGATGCCTTCTTAAAGGTCGGACTGCTGAAGAGTAACGTCACCATGATGCAGCAGGACGGTCAACGCAATCAATTCGTGGCACGGCTGCGAACGGCGAGCAAGGACCGTACGTTCTTCGATACCGGCATGCCGCAGGCACTGGCCGTGATGAATGGCCCGCCTGTTTCCACCGCGACTTCGCCTGAGACGAGTGGCCTGCTCAAGGCCTTGTCTGCTCCGTTCCTCTCGGACGAACAGCGATTGAACGTGCTGTTTCTGGCAGCCTACAGCCGCCCACCCAATGCCGAAGAGTTGATGCGGTACCAAGCGTTCCTGCAACAAGCAGAACCAGAGCAGCAGTCGGCAGCCCTGGGAGACGTGCTGTGGGTGTTGGCCAATAGCGCTGAATTCATGTTGAACCATTAA